A section of the Flavobacterium ardleyense genome encodes:
- the hemC gene encoding hydroxymethylbilane synthase, translating into MTKIIRIGTRDSELALWQANHVQDKLRDLGYNTEIVPIKSVGDIVLDKPLYEFGITGIFTKTLDVAMITNQVDIAVHSMKDVPTALPLGIEQVAVLERESTLDIIVKKGEVDFQAPCTIATGSLRRQAQWLNRYPNHQVVDLRGNVNTRLQKLADNPWEGAVFAAAGLNRINKKPANFQELDWMIPAPAQGAMVVVVMANDDYCKEAVAKLNNQEAEICTHVERMFLKTLEGGCTAPIGALATIIDDEIRFKGGLFSLDGAQKIDIEKTISIDEYAEFGQECAREILSRGGDVIMAQIKKDLKK; encoded by the coding sequence ATGACAAAAATCATCAGAATTGGAACTAGAGATAGTGAACTTGCACTCTGGCAAGCCAATCACGTTCAAGATAAACTAAGAGATTTAGGCTATAATACCGAAATCGTTCCCATCAAATCTGTAGGAGATATCGTTCTTGACAAACCATTATATGAGTTTGGAATCACAGGAATTTTCACCAAAACTTTAGACGTTGCAATGATTACCAATCAGGTAGATATAGCAGTACATTCTATGAAGGATGTGCCGACCGCTTTGCCTTTGGGAATAGAACAAGTTGCAGTTTTGGAGCGTGAAAGTACTCTTGACATCATTGTCAAAAAAGGCGAAGTGGATTTTCAAGCGCCTTGCACAATTGCTACAGGATCGTTGAGAAGACAAGCACAATGGCTTAATAGATATCCAAATCATCAGGTTGTAGATTTGCGTGGAAATGTAAATACAAGACTGCAGAAACTTGCCGACAATCCTTGGGAAGGAGCAGTATTTGCTGCTGCCGGACTAAACCGTATCAACAAAAAACCAGCGAATTTTCAAGAACTAGATTGGATGATTCCCGCACCTGCACAAGGCGCGATGGTGGTTGTGGTGATGGCAAACGATGATTATTGTAAGGAGGCTGTTGCCAAATTAAATAATCAGGAAGCAGAAATTTGCACCCACGTTGAAAGAATGTTTTTAAAGACTCTTGAAGGTGGATGTACAGCTCCTATTGGGGCACTTGCTACAATTATTGACGATGAAATTCGCTTTAAAGGCGGATTGTTTTCTCTTGATGGTGCTCAGAAAATTGACATCGAAAAGACAATAAGTATCGATGAGTACGCAGAATTTGGACAGGAATGTGCCAGAGAAATCCTGTCAAGAGGCGGAGATGTTATTATGGCTCAGATTAAGAAAGACTTAAAAAAATAA
- the hemA gene encoding glutamyl-tRNA reductase, with the protein MENYNSSKHLTFYAIGLSYKKADAGMRGKFSVDSAAKTNLLAEAKENGLESLIVISTCNRTEIYGYAEHPFQLIQLLCNHSLGTVEDFQKVAYVYKNNEAVNHLFRVGTGLDSQILGDFEIISQIKNGFAEAKNMGLTNAFMERLINCVIQASKRIKNETQISSGATSVSFASVQYIMRSIEDLKNKNILLFGTGKIGRNTCENLVKHTKNDHITLINRTKDRALEVAGKFNLIVQDFSDLQLEIQKADVLIVATGAQKPTVDAAILNIKKPLLILDLSIPKNVDENVKSIPGVTLVHMDDLAQMTDETLINRKKQIPAAEAIIEEVKSEFKAWLKDRKFAPTIFALKAKLNSIKQNELNFQRKKFSDFHEEQAEIISNRIIQKITTHFANHLKDDDTMVDESIEWIEKIFQIEALAK; encoded by the coding sequence ATGGAAAATTACAACTCGTCGAAGCACCTAACCTTTTACGCTATTGGACTAAGCTACAAGAAAGCTGACGCCGGTATGAGAGGAAAGTTTAGTGTAGATTCGGCAGCAAAAACAAATCTTTTAGCGGAAGCGAAGGAAAATGGTTTGGAAAGTTTAATCGTTATTTCTACTTGCAATCGAACTGAGATTTACGGTTATGCAGAGCACCCTTTCCAATTAATTCAGCTTTTATGCAATCATAGTTTAGGTACAGTTGAAGATTTCCAAAAAGTTGCCTATGTATATAAAAACAATGAGGCAGTTAATCATTTATTTAGAGTTGGTACGGGATTAGATAGTCAGATTCTAGGTGACTTTGAAATTATAAGCCAGATAAAAAACGGTTTTGCAGAAGCGAAAAATATGGGTCTTACCAACGCTTTTATGGAGAGGCTTATTAATTGTGTGATTCAAGCGAGTAAGAGAATTAAGAACGAAACTCAAATTAGTTCGGGTGCTACTTCAGTATCTTTTGCATCTGTACAGTACATAATGCGCAGTATCGAGGATCTTAAAAATAAAAATATTCTTCTTTTTGGTACAGGGAAAATTGGTCGTAATACTTGTGAAAATTTAGTAAAGCATACCAAAAATGATCACATCACACTGATTAATCGTACCAAAGACAGAGCGCTAGAAGTTGCTGGAAAATTTAATCTTATCGTGCAAGACTTCAGCGATCTTCAGTTAGAAATTCAGAAAGCAGACGTTCTAATTGTTGCAACAGGAGCTCAAAAGCCAACTGTTGATGCAGCAATTTTAAATATAAAAAAGCCTTTGCTTATTCTTGATCTATCGATTCCAAAGAATGTAGACGAGAATGTGAAGTCAATTCCAGGAGTTACTCTTGTGCACATGGATGACCTCGCACAAATGACTGACGAAACTCTTATCAATAGAAAAAAACAAATTCCTGCTGCCGAAGCGATTATTGAAGAGGTAAAAAGCGAATTTAAAGCGTGGCTAAAAGACCGCAAGTTTGCTCCAACAATTTTTGCACTTAAAGCAAAACTGAATTCGATCAAGCAGAATGAACTAAACTTTCAGCGTAAGAAATTCAGCGATTTTCACGAAGAGCAAGCAGAAATTATTAGCAATAGAATTATTCAAAAAATAACTACTCATTTTGCCAATCACCTTAAAGATGATGACACAATGGTAGATGAAAGTATCGAATGGATCGAAAAGATCTTTCAAATTGAAGCGCTGGCAAAATGA
- a CDS encoding AraC family transcriptional regulator encodes MGSPEIITIEEDFIIIKSENNTSETEFVSHSVSTGLIQFHFQLKGKSKFIFNNGSYALELRDSKSLFLYNPQKELPLNLELGAESWVITVLISIKKFHALFSNEANYISFLNSDNKDKKYYKEEDVSPSMAIVLSQMFHYNLHSSIKNLYFKGKGYEILSLYFNQSEDPVSEQCPFLSDEDNVLKIRKAKDIIIANMTEPPGLQELADQVGLTLKKLKMGFKQIYGDTVFGFLFDYKMDYARKLLDSGSYNVNEVGLKIGYSTGSHFIAAFKKKYATTPKKYLMSLVVNETK; translated from the coding sequence ATGGGTTCTCCCGAAATTATTACAATTGAAGAAGATTTCATTATAATCAAATCTGAAAACAATACTTCAGAAACTGAATTTGTCTCGCATTCTGTGAGTACTGGCCTGATACAGTTTCATTTTCAACTGAAAGGAAAGTCGAAATTTATTTTCAATAATGGTTCGTATGCATTGGAACTTCGTGATAGTAAATCCCTGTTTTTATACAATCCGCAGAAGGAGCTTCCGCTAAATTTAGAACTAGGCGCAGAATCTTGGGTGATCACAGTTTTGATTTCCATCAAAAAATTTCACGCGTTGTTTTCCAATGAAGCAAATTATATCAGCTTTCTAAATTCCGATAATAAGGACAAAAAATATTACAAAGAAGAAGATGTAAGTCCGTCGATGGCAATCGTGCTTAGTCAGATGTTTCATTACAACCTTCACTCATCAATCAAGAATCTTTACTTTAAAGGAAAAGGTTACGAAATTTTAAGTCTCTACTTTAATCAGAGCGAGGATCCAGTTTCTGAGCAGTGTCCTTTTTTAAGTGATGAAGACAATGTGCTTAAAATTCGAAAAGCAAAAGACATTATTATCGCCAATATGACCGAGCCTCCCGGACTTCAAGAGTTGGCAGATCAGGTGGGATTGACTTTGAAGAAATTGAAAATGGGTTTTAAACAAATTTATGGCGACACAGTATTTGGATTCCTCTTCGATTACAAAATGGATTACGCTCGAAAATTACTCGACAGCGGTTCGTATAATGTAAATGAAGTAGGTCTCAAAATTGGCTACAGCACCGGAAGTCACTTTATTGCTGCTTTTAAAAAGAAATATGCCACTACTCCCAAAAAATATTTAATGTCTCTTGTAGTTAATGAGACGAAATAA
- the hemH gene encoding ferrochelatase, producing MKGVLLVNLGSPQSPTPKDVKPYLDEFLMDKYVIDVPFLLRALLVRGIILQARPKKSAAAYAKIWWPEGSPLIVLSERMHKKVEPKSKVPVSLAMRYGQPSLKSGLQELVDQGVTEIMLFPLYPQYAMASTMTIVELAEDLRKKHFPQITFTHVPAFYNKPDYIKNLSDSIKDSLKDFEYDHLLFSYHGIPERHIRKTDVTKSHCKIDKSCCSTPSPAHEFCYRHQCYETTRLVVEKLGIPEGKYSQTFQSRLAGDKWLDPYTDVEINKLPEKGVKNLAVVTPAFVADCLETLEEIAMEANDEFLAHGGEKFHTIPCLNDDEAWTDTVASWINDWAVAK from the coding sequence ATGAAGGGTGTTTTATTAGTAAATCTAGGTTCTCCTCAAAGTCCAACTCCAAAAGATGTAAAGCCATATCTTGACGAATTCTTGATGGACAAATATGTGATCGATGTTCCGTTTTTATTGCGTGCATTGTTGGTTCGCGGAATTATTTTGCAAGCACGTCCTAAAAAGTCTGCCGCGGCTTACGCCAAAATCTGGTGGCCTGAAGGTTCACCACTTATTGTATTATCTGAAAGAATGCACAAGAAAGTTGAGCCGAAATCAAAAGTTCCAGTATCCCTAGCAATGCGTTATGGACAGCCGTCGTTAAAATCTGGATTGCAGGAATTGGTAGATCAAGGTGTAACTGAAATTATGTTGTTTCCGCTGTATCCTCAGTATGCAATGGCATCGACAATGACAATTGTAGAGCTTGCAGAAGATTTACGCAAAAAACATTTTCCACAAATCACGTTTACCCACGTACCTGCTTTTTACAACAAACCAGATTACATCAAAAATCTATCTGATTCGATTAAGGATTCATTGAAAGATTTTGAGTACGACCATTTATTATTTTCATACCACGGAATTCCAGAAAGACATATTCGCAAAACAGACGTTACCAAATCTCACTGTAAGATAGATAAGAGCTGCTGCTCTACCCCATCACCAGCGCACGAATTCTGTTACCGTCATCAATGTTACGAAACTACAAGACTTGTAGTTGAAAAATTGGGAATTCCAGAAGGAAAATACAGTCAAACTTTTCAATCAAGACTTGCTGGAGACAAATGGCTTGACCCTTATACCGATGTGGAGATAAATAAATTACCTGAGAAAGGCGTGAAAAATCTTGCTGTTGTAACACCAGCCTTCGTTGCCGATTGTCTTGAAACTTTGGAGGAAATTGCAATGGAAGCAAATGACGAATTTCTTGCTCACGGTGGAGAAAAATTCCACACCATCCCTTGTCTTAACGACGATGAAGCTTGGACCGATACTGTTGCTTCTTGGATTAATGATTGGGCTGTAGCCAAATAA
- a CDS encoding CopD family protein — translation MEYYNYIKSLHLIFVITWFAGLFYIVRLFVYQIEAASKESPEKEILQKQYKIMTYRLWYIITWPSAVLATLFAVVLLIMMPEWLNQDWMHVKLFFVLMLFLYHFKCQQIFTSLQNDDVKYTSNYMRIFNEGATLILFAVVFLVILKNAFNWIFGVIGIFAFSIILMLGFKLYKRIREKNQ, via the coding sequence ATGGAATATTATAATTATATCAAATCCCTGCATCTCATTTTTGTAATCACTTGGTTTGCAGGGCTTTTTTATATCGTCCGACTTTTCGTTTATCAGATTGAAGCCGCTTCCAAAGAATCTCCCGAAAAGGAAATTTTGCAAAAGCAATATAAGATTATGACCTACAGATTGTGGTATATTATCACTTGGCCTTCGGCTGTATTAGCAACACTTTTTGCAGTTGTCTTACTTATAATGATGCCCGAATGGCTGAATCAAGATTGGATGCATGTCAAGCTATTCTTTGTTTTAATGCTATTTTTATATCATTTTAAATGCCAGCAGATATTTACTTCTTTGCAAAATGATGATGTGAAATACACCTCAAATTATATGCGAATCTTTAATGAAGGTGCGACTTTGATTTTGTTTGCAGTGGTATTCTTAGTGATTTTAAAAAATGCTTTTAATTGGATTTTTGGAGTTATCGGAATCTTTGCATTTTCGATTATCTTGATGCTAGGATTTAAACTGTACAAAAGAATTCGAGAAAAAAACCAATAG
- a CDS encoding sensor histidine kinase has protein sequence MAFSFNISMLSLRTRIFITMILLIVVSSVLLASISIIQFKSEAKQYHQERLENKENAIKEHINYILSTTTYPLTTENLPLIFKDRIYELSDIHNLEINIYDLQGNLLKSSKAAFAIDPVSPPIPQYIVKLVQSSVEKRYVDIKNIDGKKNRSSFSQLKDDKFKPMGILNLPYVEDDGFYERELQNFLLRLGQVYSFTLLIAFGLAYILSTYITKSLKTISDKINETTLRQKNQKILARANSKEVDLLIQAYNAMVDELEESADKLAQSEREEAWREMAKQVAHEIKNPLTPMRLTVQNFQRKFDPDDPDLIVKLNDYSNILIQQIDTMNSVASAFSSFASMPAQQNETLNVVDVVELALEIFNEEFISFHSEEEVIKTKIDRTQLIRIITNLVKNAIQAIPSNVENKYVKVSIERVDESVHIKVEDNGVGIATANYRHIFEPKFTTKSSGMGLGLGIIKNIIENYKGTITFESEVNEGTVFTVSLPIIKN, from the coding sequence ATGGCGTTTAGCTTTAATATATCGATGTTGTCGTTGCGAACAAGAATATTCATTACGATGATATTGCTGATTGTAGTGTCATCTGTATTACTAGCGTCAATTTCGATTATTCAATTTAAAAGTGAGGCAAAACAGTACCATCAAGAACGATTAGAAAATAAGGAAAATGCTATTAAGGAGCATATAAACTATATTCTTTCGACCACCACTTATCCGCTTACCACCGAGAATTTACCGCTGATTTTTAAAGATAGAATTTACGAACTTTCGGACATTCATAATTTGGAAATCAACATTTACGATCTTCAAGGAAATTTATTAAAGTCGTCTAAAGCAGCTTTTGCAATTGATCCTGTATCGCCGCCGATTCCGCAATATATTGTAAAGCTTGTTCAATCTTCGGTTGAAAAAAGATATGTTGATATTAAGAATATTGACGGCAAGAAAAACCGAAGTTCCTTTAGTCAGCTTAAGGACGATAAGTTTAAACCGATGGGGATTTTGAATCTACCTTACGTTGAAGATGACGGATTTTACGAACGAGAACTTCAGAATTTCCTGTTACGTCTTGGTCAGGTCTATTCTTTTACCTTATTAATAGCTTTTGGATTGGCGTATATTCTTTCGACTTATATTACAAAATCATTAAAAACGATCTCGGATAAGATTAATGAAACAACCTTACGTCAAAAAAATCAGAAGATTTTAGCTAGAGCAAATAGTAAAGAAGTTGATTTATTGATTCAGGCATACAACGCAATGGTTGATGAACTTGAAGAAAGTGCCGATAAACTTGCGCAAAGTGAACGAGAAGAAGCTTGGCGCGAAATGGCCAAACAAGTCGCTCACGAAATTAAGAATCCTCTGACTCCAATGCGATTGACCGTTCAGAATTTTCAACGAAAGTTTGATCCCGACGATCCAGATTTGATTGTAAAACTGAACGATTATTCGAATATTTTAATTCAGCAGATAGATACAATGAACTCAGTTGCCTCAGCGTTTTCGAGTTTTGCTTCAATGCCAGCACAGCAAAACGAAACCTTGAATGTTGTGGATGTTGTGGAATTAGCTTTGGAAATTTTCAATGAAGAATTTATAAGTTTCCATAGCGAAGAAGAAGTTATCAAAACGAAAATTGATCGTACTCAATTGATTCGGATTATTACAAATCTGGTAAAAAATGCGATTCAGGCAATCCCTTCAAATGTAGAAAACAAATACGTTAAAGTTAGCATTGAACGCGTTGATGAATCTGTACATATTAAAGTAGAAGATAATGGTGTGGGAATCGCAACTGCGAATTATCGACATATTTTCGAACCGAAATTCACCACAAAATCTAGCGGAATGGGATTAGGTCTCGGTATTATCAAAAATATCATCGAAAATTACAAAGGAACTATTACATTTGAATCAGAAGTAAACGAAGGAACTGTTTTTACGGTTTCCTTGCCAATTATTAAAAATTAA
- a CDS encoding enoyl-CoA hydratase/isomerase family protein, with amino-acid sequence MTFENILISKENSILTLTINRPEKLNALNKALIQEMHDAMKEIEKDNEVRVVVITGSGAKAFVAGADISEFSDFSIEEGAQLAAQGQELLFNLIENFSKPVIAAVNGFALGGGLELAMACHFRVASDNAKMGLPEVSLGVIPGYGGTQRLPQLVGKGKAMELIMTAGMLTADEAKELKLVNYVVTQEELLAHCYSIAQKIIKNSPMAIRKAIKAVNANFQYGVNGYETEIKAFGYCFGTADFKEGTTAFLEKRKAVFAGE; translated from the coding sequence ATGACATTTGAAAACATACTTATTTCCAAAGAAAATTCGATTCTAACTCTTACAATCAATCGTCCAGAAAAACTGAATGCACTTAACAAAGCGCTTATTCAGGAGATGCACGATGCTATGAAAGAGATCGAGAAAGACAACGAAGTTCGTGTTGTAGTAATAACAGGAAGCGGCGCAAAAGCATTTGTTGCTGGAGCAGATATTTCGGAGTTTTCAGATTTCTCTATAGAAGAAGGTGCTCAACTTGCAGCACAAGGACAAGAATTGTTGTTTAATCTAATCGAAAACTTTTCGAAACCAGTAATTGCGGCGGTTAACGGTTTTGCACTTGGTGGCGGATTAGAGCTTGCAATGGCCTGCCACTTCCGTGTTGCATCTGACAATGCCAAAATGGGATTGCCAGAAGTATCTCTTGGAGTAATCCCTGGATATGGCGGAACACAACGTTTACCTCAACTTGTAGGAAAAGGAAAAGCAATGGAACTTATTATGACTGCTGGAATGCTAACGGCAGATGAGGCTAAAGAGTTAAAATTGGTAAACTATGTAGTTACTCAAGAAGAACTTCTTGCACATTGCTACAGTATTGCTCAAAAGATCATCAAGAACTCTCCAATGGCTATTAGAAAAGCGATTAAAGCGGTTAATGCAAACTTCCAATACGGAGTAAATGGATACGAAACTGAAATTAAAGCTTTTGGATATTGCTTTGGAACTGCAGATTTCAAAGAAGGAACTACAGCTTTCTTAGAAAAAAGAAAAGCAGTTTTCGCTGGAGAATAA
- a CDS encoding HD domain-containing protein, whose amino-acid sequence MTTSDIKLIEDTKTFLKQQLQDAEGGHDYFHTERVLNNAVKIAKGENCNLLVVQLGALLHDVADSKFHDGDESRGPQIAREFLSKQEVATEVIEQVIIIIENISFKGGNFDQKFKSIELDIVQDADRLDAIGAVGIARTFNYGGFKNRALYNPEITPNFSMTKEEYKKSDSPTINHFYEKLLLLKDKMNTETAKKIAQERHQFMELFLENFFEECGTKGF is encoded by the coding sequence ATGACAACAAGCGATATAAAATTAATAGAAGACACTAAAACATTCTTGAAACAGCAATTACAAGATGCTGAAGGCGGACACGATTATTTTCACACCGAAAGAGTTTTGAACAATGCAGTAAAGATTGCCAAAGGTGAAAACTGCAATCTTCTCGTGGTTCAACTAGGCGCTTTGCTACACGATGTTGCCGACAGTAAGTTTCACGACGGAGACGAAAGCAGAGGTCCTCAGATTGCTCGAGAATTTCTTTCTAAGCAAGAAGTTGCCACGGAAGTTATCGAACAGGTAATTATTATTATCGAAAATATTTCTTTCAAGGGTGGAAACTTCGATCAGAAATTTAAATCTATTGAACTCGACATTGTACAAGACGCCGATAGACTCGACGCAATTGGCGCGGTGGGAATCGCTCGAACTTTCAATTATGGAGGTTTTAAAAATAGAGCTTTGTACAATCCTGAAATTACACCAAATTTTTCAATGACTAAGGAAGAATATAAAAAATCTGATTCGCCAACGATCAATCATTTCTACGAAAAGTTGTTGCTTTTAAAAGACAAAATGAACACCGAAACTGCAAAGAAAATCGCTCAAGAAAGGCATCAGTTTATGGAGTTGTTCCTCGAAAACTTCTTCGAAGAATGTGGAACGAAGGGATTTTAA
- a CDS encoding acyl-ACP desaturase has translation MAITNKRLEVMQFLEKDIDTYTNQFLIPIDTIWQPTDFLPNSQQESFYDEVKELREIAKDLPYDFWVVMVGDTITEEALPTYESWLMDVEGINQTEGNGWSRWIRQWTGEENRHGDVLNKYLYLSGRVNMREVEITAQHLISDGFDIGTGTDPYKNFVYTSFQELATYISHNRVSQMAKKYGDHKLSKMCKMIAGDEMRHHHAYSEFVDRIFKVDPSEMMLAFHYMMKQKIVMPAHFLRESGNKIGTAFEQFSDSAQRIGVYTAMDYVDIMERLMVRWEIDKITNLTSEAEKARDYLMKLPARMARISERMVIPQESTIFKWVEPATK, from the coding sequence ATGGCAATTACAAATAAACGATTGGAAGTAATGCAATTCTTGGAAAAAGATATTGATACTTATACAAATCAATTTCTTATTCCGATTGACACTATATGGCAGCCAACAGACTTCTTGCCAAATTCACAGCAAGAAAGTTTCTATGATGAGGTGAAGGAATTACGCGAAATAGCGAAAGATTTACCTTACGACTTTTGGGTTGTGATGGTAGGTGATACAATTACCGAAGAAGCGTTGCCTACTTATGAATCTTGGCTAATGGATGTCGAAGGAATCAATCAGACTGAAGGGAATGGTTGGTCTCGTTGGATTAGACAATGGACAGGTGAAGAAAATAGACACGGTGACGTGCTTAATAAATACTTGTATCTTTCTGGACGCGTGAATATGCGTGAGGTAGAAATTACTGCTCAACACCTGATAAGTGACGGTTTTGATATTGGTACAGGTACTGATCCTTACAAAAACTTTGTTTATACGAGTTTTCAAGAGCTTGCAACTTATATTTCTCACAACCGTGTGTCGCAAATGGCAAAAAAATATGGCGACCATAAATTGTCTAAAATGTGTAAGATGATTGCTGGTGACGAGATGCGTCATCACCACGCTTATAGCGAATTTGTGGACAGAATTTTTAAGGTTGACCCAAGCGAAATGATGCTTGCTTTCCATTATATGATGAAGCAAAAAATCGTAATGCCTGCGCATTTCTTGAGAGAATCAGGAAATAAAATCGGAACAGCATTTGAGCAATTCTCAGATTCTGCACAGCGAATTGGTGTTTACACAGCGATGGATTATGTGGATATTATGGAGCGTTTGATGGTGAGATGGGAAATTGACAAAATTACAAATCTTACATCCGAAGCTGAAAAAGCACGTGATTATCTGATGAAATTACCAGCTAGAATGGCCAGAATATCTGAGAGAATGGTGATTCCGCAAGAGTCTACAATATTTAAGTGGGTTGAGCCAGCTACAAAATAA
- a CDS encoding lysophospholipid acyltransferase family protein: MQKIVSYPLSAIYYLLFGLVLVVFHPIQWVCFNVFGYKAHKVSVDYLNLCLIVCTRMLGTTYKVSNRELIPEGVPLILVANHQSMYDIISMVWYLRKFHPKFVSKAELGKGIPSVSYNLRKGGSVLIDRDQPKQAIPAIKGLGQYIQKYNRAAAIFPEGTRSKTGTPKPFAATGLKVLMKAAPDAYVVPISINNSWKMMRFGFFPVGLGNHITIKIHPAIAVNSATADEIIAKAEADVVGDLKYNN; the protein is encoded by the coding sequence ATGCAAAAGATAGTTTCTTACCCTTTATCGGCGATTTATTACTTATTATTCGGACTTGTTTTGGTGGTTTTTCATCCAATACAATGGGTCTGTTTTAATGTTTTTGGATATAAAGCTCATAAAGTAAGTGTGGATTATCTAAATCTTTGCTTGATAGTTTGCACGAGAATGCTTGGTACAACTTACAAAGTGAGCAATCGAGAATTAATTCCTGAGGGAGTTCCGCTTATTTTGGTAGCTAATCATCAAAGTATGTATGATATCATCTCGATGGTTTGGTATTTGCGTAAATTTCATCCGAAATTTGTGAGTAAGGCCGAATTAGGTAAGGGAATTCCGAGTGTTTCTTATAATTTAAGAAAAGGAGGATCGGTTTTAATTGATAGAGATCAACCAAAACAGGCAATACCGGCAATAAAGGGACTTGGTCAATACATACAGAAATACAATCGGGCAGCGGCGATTTTTCCAGAAGGAACAAGAAGTAAAACTGGCACGCCGAAACCGTTTGCTGCAACTGGCTTAAAAGTACTAATGAAGGCGGCGCCCGATGCTTATGTGGTGCCAATATCTATAAATAATTCCTGGAAAATGATGCGTTTTGGCTTTTTTCCAGTAGGTTTAGGAAATCATATTACAATAAAAATTCATCCTGCGATTGCCGTAAATAGCGCTACTGCCGACGAAATCATCGCAAAAGCTGAGGCAGATGTTGTGGGAGATTTAAAATATAATAATTAA
- the recA gene encoding recombinase RecA: MSSEKEAKLKALQLTLDKLDKTYGKGTVMKMGDKAIVEVETISSGSLGLDLALGVNGYPRGRVIEIYGPESSGKTTLTLHAIAEAQKAGGIAAFIDAEHAFDRNYAEKLGVDIENLIISQPDNGEQALEIAENLIRSGAIDIVVIDSVAALTPKSEIEGEMGDSKMGLHARLMSQALRKLTGTISKTNCTVFFINQLREKIGVMFGNPETTTGGNALKFYASVRIDIRRSSQIKDGDNVIGNRTKVKIVKNKVAPPFKVAEFDIMYGEGVSKTGEILDLAVEFEIVKKAGSWFSYGDTKLGQGRDSVKVLIKDNPELADELEQKIKDRIKENL, from the coding sequence ATGAGCTCGGAGAAGGAAGCAAAACTTAAAGCATTGCAACTTACCCTTGACAAACTTGACAAGACTTACGGAAAAGGAACTGTAATGAAAATGGGCGACAAAGCAATCGTAGAAGTAGAGACCATCTCTTCTGGATCGCTAGGTCTTGACCTTGCACTTGGTGTAAACGGATATCCTCGAGGTAGAGTTATTGAAATATACGGACCTGAATCTTCAGGTAAAACAACATTGACCCTTCACGCAATTGCCGAAGCTCAAAAAGCTGGTGGTATCGCTGCTTTTATCGATGCAGAACACGCATTTGATAGAAATTACGCAGAAAAGCTTGGAGTAGATATCGAAAATCTAATTATTTCGCAGCCAGACAACGGAGAGCAAGCATTAGAAATTGCCGAAAACCTAATTCGTTCGGGCGCAATTGATATTGTGGTAATTGACTCAGTTGCTGCTTTGACTCCAAAAAGTGAGATTGAAGGCGAAATGGGAGATTCAAAAATGGGTCTTCACGCACGTTTAATGTCTCAAGCATTAAGAAAACTTACCGGAACAATTAGTAAAACCAATTGTACAGTATTTTTCATTAACCAATTGAGAGAGAAAATCGGTGTAATGTTCGGAAATCCTGAAACTACAACGGGAGGAAATGCGCTTAAATTTTACGCATCTGTTCGTATTGATATCCGTCGTTCATCTCAAATTAAAGATGGAGATAACGTAATTGGAAACCGTACGAAAGTGAAAATCGTAAAAAACAAAGTAGCACCACCATTCAAGGTTGCTGAGTTTGATATTATGTATGGAGAAGGAGTTTCAAAAACAGGAGAAATCTTGGATTTGGCAGTTGAATTCGAAATCGTGAAAAAAGCAGGATCTTGGTTTAGCTACGGAGATACAAAATTAGGACAAGGTCGTGATAGTGTGAAAGTACTTATCAAAGACAATCCAGAACTAGCCGATGAGCTAGAACAAAAAATTAAAGACAGAATTAAAGAAAATCTTTAA